Proteins encoded by one window of Synergistota bacterium:
- the cas3 gene encoding CRISPR-associated helicase Cas3': MEEYLDDLPVQDDLLRKSALLCAEWHDLGKATRFFQDHLRGSRVSGKLSSHALLSAVLTLWNHARELPLEWKLPLFLAIKSHHSVLYNLEDELCYSCMWSILERQYSALLEYKDLIFPSQEEFEGEFSWKAYDMVRNRKDFTLYLRTNLLLGMLVDADIRAVLDLPANMERVNIPSSIVDDFVVSLRGSSPLMSLRREFYSDIVQKAGRISLSERLLSITAPTGIGKTLAGFSFALKLRNRIEREKGYSSRIIYVLPFTSIIDQNYEILRKVLIRKRIPERVIIKHHYRTDPSFLIKENALFGDYDKAFSIVETWDAEIIVSTFVQLFETIFSNHRSSFRRLHRLMGSILILDEVQNFPVRYWDSMEKMLKFLAEHWKTYVVLMTATRPALLREALELTMPKKTYYFENLSRTHLYPVFKERSCFDIEEWLLPEIDSTDNLLVIMNTVRSAQEVYKRLKEVVGKEYTLFYLSAALIPIHRENRIEKLRALLGRKKLILVSTQVVEAGIDIDFQKVIRDFAPLDSIIQSAGRCNRNAMLDKGKVVLLRLMDEKTNRLLASYIYDETLLSITRNLLLGREGSIFEKDYLKVVELYFESIREAVSQYKELSQAIADLSYGEVGMYKLIESVDQIPVFIEWDEEATKLVEILRHIESMSASSYEKRMKKRNMFLEIRPKLWRYIVGVPQGVLKTLRLGCLPFLSTVCHLPRKHPEFENIYSEETGFTRGILEEAIFL; this comes from the coding sequence CTTGGAAAAGCAACTCGCTTTTTTCAGGACCATCTCCGAGGAAGTAGAGTAAGTGGTAAACTCTCTTCCCATGCTCTTCTTTCTGCTGTTTTAACCTTATGGAATCATGCAAGGGAGCTTCCGCTTGAGTGGAAGCTCCCTCTTTTTTTGGCTATAAAATCACATCATTCTGTGCTTTATAATCTTGAGGATGAGCTTTGTTATTCCTGCATGTGGTCTATTCTGGAACGCCAGTATTCTGCTCTTTTAGAGTATAAAGATCTTATCTTTCCTTCTCAGGAAGAGTTTGAGGGTGAATTTTCTTGGAAAGCCTATGACATGGTTAGAAACAGGAAGGATTTTACTTTATATCTTCGAACCAATTTGCTTCTCGGGATGCTCGTAGATGCAGATATCAGAGCGGTTTTGGATCTTCCTGCCAATATGGAAAGAGTGAACATACCCTCGAGTATAGTGGATGATTTCGTAGTGTCTTTAAGGGGAAGTTCACCCCTTATGTCGTTAAGAAGAGAATTTTACAGTGATATAGTTCAGAAAGCTGGTAGAATTTCTCTCTCAGAAAGACTTCTATCAATAACGGCTCCTACAGGCATAGGCAAAACGCTAGCTGGTTTCTCTTTTGCTTTAAAACTTCGGAATAGAATAGAAAGAGAGAAGGGGTATTCTTCAAGAATAATATACGTTCTTCCATTTACCAGTATAATAGATCAAAATTATGAAATCTTGAGAAAGGTTCTTATCAGGAAGCGTATTCCAGAAAGGGTTATAATCAAGCATCACTATAGAACCGATCCTTCCTTTCTCATAAAGGAAAATGCTCTATTTGGGGATTATGACAAAGCCTTTAGCATTGTAGAAACGTGGGATGCTGAAATTATAGTTTCGACATTCGTTCAGCTTTTCGAGACCATTTTTAGCAATCACCGTTCAAGCTTTAGGAGATTGCACCGCCTAATGGGGAGCATTCTTATTTTGGATGAGGTTCAAAACTTTCCGGTTAGATACTGGGACTCCATGGAAAAGATGCTTAAATTTTTAGCCGAGCATTGGAAGACATATGTTGTTTTGATGACGGCTACGCGTCCCGCTTTACTTAGAGAAGCTCTTGAACTTACCATGCCGAAGAAAACTTACTATTTTGAGAATCTTTCCAGAACTCATCTTTATCCTGTTTTTAAAGAGCGTTCTTGTTTCGATATCGAGGAATGGCTTTTACCAGAAATCGATTCAACGGATAATCTTTTAGTAATAATGAATACTGTTAGGTCGGCGCAGGAGGTTTACAAAAGGCTTAAAGAAGTTGTGGGGAAGGAATATACCCTCTTTTATCTTTCGGCAGCTTTAATACCTATCCATCGAGAAAATAGGATAGAAAAGTTGAGAGCTCTTCTGGGGAGAAAAAAACTGATTCTTGTATCAACTCAGGTTGTTGAAGCAGGCATCGATATAGATTTTCAGAAGGTTATAAGAGACTTTGCTCCTTTGGATTCTATCATTCAATCTGCAGGAAGGTGCAATAGAAATGCCATGCTTGATAAGGGGAAAGTAGTGTTGTTGCGTCTCATGGATGAAAAGACTAATAGGCTCCTCGCAAGCTACATATATGATGAAACTTTGCTTTCTATCACAAGGAATCTTCTATTGGGGAGGGAAGGTAGCATATTTGAGAAGGACTATCTTAAGGTTGTTGAGCTCTATTTTGAGAGTATAAGAGAAGCTGTTTCTCAGTATAAAGAGTTAAGCCAGGCTATAGCTGATTTGTCTTATGGGGAGGTGGGAATGTATAAGCTCATAGAAAGCGTTGATCAAATTCCTGTTTTCATAGAATGGGATGAAGAAGCGACTAAGCTTGTTGAGATTCTCCGCCATATTGAGAGTATGTCTGCTTCAAGCTATGAGAAAAGGATGAAAAAGAGAAACATGTTTTTGGAGATTAGGCCTAAGCTATGGAGATATATCGTTGGTGTCCCACAGGGAGTTCTTAAAACTCTCCGTTTGGGTTGTTTACCGTTCCTTTCAACCGTTTGTCATCTTCCGAGAAAGCATCCAGAGTTTGAGAATATATATTCTGAAGAAACTGGCTTCACGCGTGGGATTTTGGAAGAGGCGATCTTTCTGTGA